CTCCCTGTCCAGCCGCATATCTATTTTTATGGAGGTGATTATCCTTCTGACCCCCATCTGAGCGAGCAGGTGATTGGCCTTCTCCATCAGATCGAAGAGCTCTCTGAGGCTGCTGACCTCCAGAGATGTGGACATGGCCCCGGGGATGAACTTTATCTCCTCCTCTTCCAAAAGCGCGTGCACTGCTCTTATGCAGTCTCCGGCA
This genomic stretch from Methanothrix sp. harbors:
- a CDS encoding MTH1187 family thiamine-binding protein, which codes for MIVAEFSLLPMGSGTSAGDCIRAVHALLEEEEIKFIPGAMSTSLEVSSLRELFDLMEKANHLLAQMGVRRIITSIKIDMRLDRETTIESKLSRLQPQTGDSACTDGVIDGACLSNLEEQ